One window from the genome of Clostridia bacterium encodes:
- a CDS encoding WecB/TagA/CpsF family glycosyltransferase, with product MKIKTVSILGLPIAVLTMEEVLNWAEAKLESQEVAQIITANAEIIYRAYRDPQLADLFKKAAVITADGAGVVWASEKLNTPLPERVTGVDLTQRLLALASQKNWSVYFLGAKPEVVKQAVLRTLSKYPHLQIVGYQHGYFCKQEISQIVSKIQQAKPDLLLVAMGAPRQEIFIQEYLPQLNTKLAMGVGGTFDILAGTAARAPLWMQKHGLEWFYRLCRQPWRIGRMLSLPRFIMAVYKQKRAFSRLDKS from the coding sequence ATGAAGATAAAAACAGTGTCCATTTTGGGTTTACCGATAGCGGTATTAACTATGGAAGAGGTTTTAAATTGGGCAGAAGCAAAACTGGAATCTCAAGAAGTGGCCCAAATTATTACCGCTAATGCTGAAATTATTTATCGGGCTTATCGGGATCCGCAATTGGCCGATTTGTTTAAAAAAGCTGCTGTAATTACGGCAGATGGTGCGGGGGTGGTCTGGGCCTCGGAAAAGTTAAATACTCCACTTCCGGAAAGAGTGACTGGGGTGGATTTAACCCAGCGGCTATTAGCTTTAGCTTCCCAAAAAAATTGGTCAGTCTATTTTTTAGGGGCTAAGCCAGAAGTGGTTAAACAGGCGGTACTGCGTACTTTAAGTAAATACCCCCATTTACAAATTGTCGGTTATCAACATGGTTATTTTTGCAAGCAGGAAATTAGCCAGATCGTGTCGAAGATACAGCAAGCGAAACCAGATTTACTATTAGTTGCTATGGGGGCACCTCGGCAGGAGATCTTTATTCAGGAATACTTACCCCAATTGAATACTAAATTAGCAATGGGGGTTGGTGGTACTTTCGATATTTTGGCTGGTACGGCAGCTAGAGCACCGCTCTGGATGCAAAAACATGGTTTAGAATGGTTTTACCGCCTTTGCCGTCAGCCATGGCGAATAGGCAGAATGCTGAGCTTACCCCGCTTTATAATGGCGGTTTATAAGCAGAAGAGGGCTTTTTCGCGACTAGACAAAAGCTAA
- a CDS encoding LCP family protein: MDWEEKTQTDVKMPPLVRTKKRKLTPWGYAAIIVFLLLCLSFGFWLGGRTSTSLIPPEGDTDLAFQTPDFLNVLLLGSDQRKNEPARADTLILAAVDLKEREIHLVSIPRDTRVLIPTKGVIRKINYAHAVGGAELTVKTVEQFLQLPVHYYVETNFMGFSEIIDTLGGVTINVEERMHKPLEGIDLQPGIQKLNGPDALSYVRWRGDGRGDLGRIERQQKFIHALADQALKFSTLWKIPELIEEVKEYVGTDMKLKQMIALGNKFKNFEQVKMYTYQVPGETDDINYGGSYFITDQKELEKLLQKIYEKEENGEETGT; encoded by the coding sequence ATGGATTGGGAAGAAAAAACACAAACCGATGTCAAAATGCCTCCTTTGGTACGTACCAAAAAAAGAAAGTTAACTCCTTGGGGTTATGCAGCCATTATTGTCTTCTTATTATTATGTCTTTCTTTTGGTTTTTGGTTGGGGGGGAGAACCTCTACTTCTTTGATCCCACCGGAAGGAGATACAGATTTGGCTTTTCAGACACCGGATTTTTTAAATGTACTCCTTCTGGGGTCGGATCAGCGGAAAAATGAGCCGGCCAGGGCTGATACCCTTATCTTGGCGGCTGTGGATTTAAAGGAGCGAGAGATACACCTTGTATCCATTCCGCGTGATACTAGGGTTCTAATCCCCACTAAAGGGGTGATTCGAAAAATTAATTATGCCCATGCTGTGGGGGGAGCTGAGTTAACCGTGAAAACGGTGGAACAATTTTTACAGCTCCCCGTCCATTATTATGTAGAGACTAATTTTATGGGTTTTAGTGAAATTATAGATACTTTAGGTGGAGTTACCATTAATGTGGAGGAAAGAATGCACAAGCCCCTTGAGGGCATAGATTTACAACCTGGTATACAAAAGTTAAATGGTCCCGATGCTTTATCTTATGTCCGCTGGCGGGGAGATGGGCGTGGTGATTTAGGTCGAATAGAAAGACAGCAAAAGTTTATACATGCTTTAGCTGATCAGGCTTTAAAGTTTTCTACCCTTTGGAAAATTCCGGAGTTAATCGAAGAGGTTAAGGAATATGTTGGTACAGATATGAAATTAAAACAGATGATAGCCTTAGGTAATAAGTTTAAGAATTTTGAGCAAGTGAAAATGTACACTTATCAGGTGCCAGGGGAAACAGATGACATCAATTATGGGGGTAGTTATTTTATTACTGATCAAAAGGAGTTAGAAAAATTACTACAAAAAATATATGAAAAAGAGGAAAATGGGGAAGAAACGGGAACTTAA
- a CDS encoding LCP family protein, giving the protein MRLTRRSRYYLRRFSNLVDLMLVTLLIMVSIYTFYDHFFQLPTPVPPPAVIHPQVEKPLFHEQFKILLLGLDGREGLNDRSDTIILASIDTKLKKIQLLSIPRDTRVPLRGKLNKVNAAYAYGGVDLSRETISDFLGVSIDRHIIIKFPGLIKLVDLAGGLTLTVPYRMYNLPEGIDLYPGYQHLDGKDVLAYTRFRNEKYGDLERAKRQQEVIQLLVKKILKENSVPEMLEFVQAANREIETDLSLREMVALARLTPSFLENGVVSKILPGKSAIIDRLWFYEADLTNLTEVLTIDSPEACI; this is encoded by the coding sequence ATGAGATTAACGAGAAGGAGTAGATACTATTTAAGACGTTTTTCCAATTTAGTAGATTTAATGTTAGTTACATTATTAATTATGGTCAGTATTTATACTTTTTATGATCATTTTTTTCAATTACCTACTCCTGTACCACCACCAGCAGTTATTCATCCACAAGTAGAAAAGCCATTATTTCACGAACAGTTTAAAATACTTTTATTGGGGCTTGATGGTCGTGAAGGATTAAATGATCGCAGTGATACCATAATTTTGGCATCTATAGATACAAAATTAAAAAAGATACAATTACTTTCAATTCCCCGTGATACACGGGTACCTTTACGTGGTAAATTAAATAAAGTTAATGCTGCTTATGCTTATGGTGGGGTGGATTTATCTCGGGAAACTATAAGTGATTTTTTGGGAGTCTCCATTGACCGTCATATTATTATTAAATTTCCCGGCTTGATTAAGTTGGTAGATTTAGCTGGAGGGTTAACTTTAACTGTTCCCTATCGAATGTATAATCTACCTGAAGGAATAGATCTTTATCCAGGTTACCAGCACCTTGACGGGAAAGATGTTTTGGCTTATACTCGGTTTCGAAATGAAAAATATGGTGATTTGGAGCGGGCTAAACGTCAGCAGGAAGTTATTCAGCTCTTGGTTAAAAAAATATTAAAAGAAAATAGTGTACCGGAGATGTTGGAGTTTGTTCAGGCAGCCAATCGGGAAATAGAGACTGATTTATCTTTACGGGAAATGGTGGCTCTGGCCAGATTAACACCGAGTTTTTTGGAAAATGGGGTGGTTTCCAAAATTTTACCGGGGAAAAGTGCGATCATTGATCGCTTGTGGTTTTATGAAGCCGATTTAACCAATTTAACCGAAGTATTGACCATTGATTCTCCGGAAGCTTGTATTTAG
- a CDS encoding copper amine oxidase N-terminal domain-containing protein, producing the protein MKRFTGFCILLAFLIAIPLGAAEELMSRLFFEKWLDNSLRPLEASISDLQKTYQRLADEAAELARNLKTEIKITIDSRRAFIDGQAQELEVAPFIFQDRTMVPVRFIGEALGAEFLWEEKTRKVTYIYRNLLLEIFIEQTEGFLNRKPFQLETPPIIREGRTMVPLRFISEQLGAQVNWEEKTRSVTIIK; encoded by the coding sequence ATGAAAAGATTTACAGGGTTTTGTATATTACTCGCTTTTTTAATTGCGATACCACTTGGGGCTGCGGAGGAATTAATGAGCCGTCTGTTTTTTGAAAAATGGTTGGATAATTCTTTACGTCCTTTGGAGGCTTCCATCAGTGATTTGCAAAAAACTTATCAGCGGTTAGCAGACGAGGCCGCGGAATTGGCACGTAATTTGAAAACTGAAATAAAGATAACTATTGACAGCCGTCGGGCTTTTATAGATGGACAGGCACAGGAACTAGAGGTAGCTCCTTTTATTTTTCAGGATCGAACCATGGTGCCAGTTCGTTTTATAGGGGAAGCATTGGGTGCAGAATTTTTGTGGGAAGAAAAAACTAGAAAAGTTACCTATATATATAGAAATCTTTTATTAGAAATTTTCATTGAGCAAACAGAGGGTTTTTTGAATCGTAAACCATTTCAATTAGAGACACCACCCATAATTAGGGAAGGACGTACTATGGTACCTCTGCGTTTTATCAGCGAACAATTGGGAGCCCAAGTCAATTGGGAAGAAAAAACACGCAGTGTTACTATTATTAAGTAA